The following DNA comes from Sediminitomix flava.
TATTGAAAGTCATGAGAGAAATACGCTAATTGCAAACCGTTTGTATAAAAAATTTGACCATGATTAAGCACGACTTCAGTCATTCCGAAGAGAATTATATCAAAACCATATTTCATTTATCAGAACAAGAGCAAAATGTATCGACCAATGCTATTGCTGATGTTTTGAAAACAAAACCTGCTTCGGTTTCAGATATGTTGAAAAAACTTTCTCAAAAGGAAGTGCTCAATTATGTAAAATATAAAGGTGTTTCACTAACGGAAGAAGGCCGTAAAGTTGCACTTTGGATTATTCGAAAGCATCGACTTTGGGAAGTTTTCTTGGTTGAAAAACTGCATTTCAGTTGGGATGAAGTTCATGATGTAGCCGAACAGCTAGAGCATATCAAATCTACTCGAATGATTGAACGCTTAGACGAGTTTTTAGGCTTTCCTAAATTTGACCCACACGGCGATCCGATTCCTGATGCTGATGGAAACTTCCAAGAACAACAAACAATTTTACTGTGTGAAGCTACACTCAAAAAAGGCTATAAGGTCGTAGCTGTAAAAGATACAGAGAAAGCATTGCTTCAATACCTGGATAAAATAGGAGTAGGTATTGGTAGCAAAGTCGAGGTTTTAGATAAAATTGAGTATGATGGTTCTTTAGAATTAGATATTGATGCCCGTAGCCGAAAAATAGTTTCTAAACAGGTTGCTGAAAATATCTTGATTTTGGAAAACTAAGGTTCAAATAACCTAACAATAAAAAAGGTCTTGATAAAAGTAGAAATACTCTTATCAAGACCTTTTTCTTTATCTAAATACGCTGAAATCTAAGAAATCATAAGTCCCTCTTCAGGAATCTTAGATTCTAAATTATCAAAGTCATAAAGCTCTCTATCCATCAAATGAGAAGGTGATACATTCTTGATCGAATTAA
Coding sequences within:
- a CDS encoding metal-dependent transcriptional regulator, which translates into the protein MIKHDFSHSEENYIKTIFHLSEQEQNVSTNAIADVLKTKPASVSDMLKKLSQKEVLNYVKYKGVSLTEEGRKVALWIIRKHRLWEVFLVEKLHFSWDEVHDVAEQLEHIKSTRMIERLDEFLGFPKFDPHGDPIPDADGNFQEQQTILLCEATLKKGYKVVAVKDTEKALLQYLDKIGVGIGSKVEVLDKIEYDGSLELDIDARSRKIVSKQVAENILILEN